From the Cryptococcus depauperatus CBS 7841 chromosome 7, complete sequence genome, the window CTTATCCCACTAAATTTGCTTTTGTGAGTTATTGGGGACTCACTGCCATccagctcttctttgctgccGCTATGCCTGGCGTCTGGCAAAACGGTCTTCCTGTTCCTTCCCTCGGCTACAAGACCCTTCCCTACAAATGCAATGCCCTCTATTCTTGGTATGCTACCCTTCTCATTGCTTTTGGACTCCACATTTCGGGTATCTATCGTCTGCCATGGATCATTGAAGAGTATGGACATATTATGACGGTTGCTATTGGAACCTCGTACGCAGTCTCTATCATCATCGACGTCTGCGGTAGGTTATTCAATTATGGCGGGAAGCCATTGCGTATGAGTGGGAATATCTTTTATGACCACTTCATGGGCGTACCTCTCAATCCGCGTATCGGTGTTATTGATCTCAAGATGTTTGCGGAAGTTCGAGTCCCCTGggttttgctttttttgATGGCATTATCTGCGACGGTCAAGCAATATGAGGAAATCGGTCGAGTTACATACAACATGGCCCATTTCTTGCTTGCCACGGGGCTCTACATCAATGCTTGTGCCAAGGCAGAACAGATGATTCCTCAGACTTGGGATATGTTTCACGAGAAATTTGGTTGGATGCTTATCTTTTGGAACATGGCTGGAGTGTGAGTCTCTTCATTGCGCTCAGTTGAATTACATTAATCCAAACAGACCTTTTACCTACATTTACCCAGCCATCTACATGGCTCGTACTCCCGTGTCAAAATACGAATTTCCTCTTTGGGGCTCCATCGCCTTGTTCTGCACTTTGATGCTCTGCTACTATATCTTTGATTGCTCAATGGCTCAAAAATCGACTTTCAAAATGCAGCAGCAGGGTGAATACAAGCCTCGTAAAGCTTTTCCTCAAATGCCTTGGGCGGAAGTCAAAAACCCAACCTACATCCAAACCAAGCACGGCAACAAGCTTCTAACTTCCGGTTTCTGGGGCTATGCCAGAAAACCCAACTACACAGCCGACTGGATTCAGGCTTGCACTTGGGGTTTGACAGCCGGATTCAACACCATTATCACAATGTGGTACCCAatattcttttttgctGTTTTAGTTCACAGATGCGAACGAGATTTCGCCAAGTGTGCTAGAAAGTATGGAGACGATTGGGAGGAGTATTGCAGGGTGGTGAAGTATAAATTCATTCCTGGTATATATTGATAGATTATAAATTGCAAAAGTATAAAGATATATTGGCACCAGCACAATATGGGCCAATGAGTATGTCAATATGGCTCAACGCATTATACTCAATGAATGCATATTCTAATTTCAATTGTCAACTGTAAAAGGGGACAATTCTTAATGGATTGTTGTAGTGCCACTTTTGTAAAAACCCGGCTGTTCCTTAATCATTTGAGTGGCGCGAGGTTGGGTTGGGTATTTTATCGAGTTTGcattcattctttgcaaCTTTTTCGTATTCAACATTTTATAATGTCGGGTCCAGCAGGTCAACATTACGATTTGTACGTATTTTGGTCTGATGTAGTAGAAAAAAAGCCTGCCGAGAAGCAAGTGTATATGGTGTTGGGTTGGAACGATGGAGCGTGGTTGTATGGTCAAACTGACGCGTTGATGAATAGCTTAATCAAACTTCTTCTTATTGGGGACTCTGGTGAGGTTTGCATAGCAGATCCAAGGAGAAATGCAATGGGATGGGCCTAAGCGGGGGCATGGTTGACAGTCAAATATTCAGGTGTCGGCAagtcttgtcttcttttgcGTTTCTGCGAGGATTCTTGGACGCCTTCATTCATCACTACTATTGGCAAGTTTTGTTTTGGCTTAAGCAGCGAGTGATAATGGGCGCTGATGTTGAAGTAGGTATTGACTTCAAGATTCGAACGATTGAGCTTGACGGGAAGCGCATCAAGCTTCAAATTGTATATCCTCTCTTCTGGTATCGTATAAATGATTGCTGATGACTTTTGTTAGTGGGATACTGCTGGTGAGCAGGCGCATCTTATCACAAGAGTCCAAGTTAACGCACTTCCCTAGGTCAAGAACGTTTCCGGACGATTACAACGGCATACTATAGAGGAGCTATGGGTATCCTGTTGATCTACGACGTTACCGATGAAAAATCTTTCAATAGTATGTGGTTTCTCAATAGTAGCTGATGAGTTCCATCTACATCAATGCTGATGGTTGTACGCCGCTCAAAGACATTCGAACCTGGCTTGCCAACATTGAACAACATGCATCACCTGGTGCCAACAAGATTCTCATCGGTAACAAGTGTGATTGGGAAGAAAAGCGAGCTGTCTCTCTTGAACAAGGACGAGCGCTTGCCGATGAGTTCGGATTAAGGTTTTTGGAGACTAGTGCAAAGGCAAACGAGGGAGTTGAAGAGGCTTTCTTCACTTTGGCTAGGTTCATTATATTCCAAACGTATTGACTTGCAGAGAAGCTGATGAAGCTTTACTATATAGAGATATCAAGACTCGTCTGATTGACTCTCAACCTCAAGAAGCAGCTCCTACTCAGCCTGGCGCCGAGCGCGGAAGGGTAGACGTCAATAAATCTGGAGAATCATCTTCTGGAGGTTGTTGTTGAGCAATTCTTTCTATCTTGAGTTCTTGCTTTCAGTTATGAGTGCAGATTGATATAGGGAGGCTAAGTTGGAGAACGGAGTAGGAGAAACGTCAAGGGTTGTCAGTTGATACCATCGCCCACGgatctttttgaaagataaTGATACGTCTTCAAATTCCTTCCACCTCtatttttatatcttttgtttgatttATCATGTATTGTACGTGGATATGCTTCCTAGAGCATGTGCAGTTTACTCAATCATGCATTTATCTCTGTCTAATGCATGAAATGCAATACAACAGACTTATGTCCTGCTTTTTTATTTGAACGCTTGTAACCGATTGTGTTTATTTATAGTACTTGGTGGGCACAAACGGCATCGGTCTAACAACCGCATCTctcaatttctttctcacTTCAACCTTAACTGCGGTGCCCTTTTTGTGAGAACCGTTGGCGATGTAACCCATAGCGATGTTGACACCGAGGGTAGGCGATGGAATACCAGAAGTAATAATACCTAGTTCTACGTTAGCTTTGATAAGACTACATGCGAAACAAACCGACCAATCTGTTTCTCGCCCAGCGCATCAAAAACCTTGCATCCTTCCCGCGCAGGCGATCCACTAATTTCAAAACCCACTCGACGTCTATTGGGACCCTCTGTGAGTTCTCTTAGGATTCTCGATTTGCCAGGGAAGGAAGGTTGTGCATCTTCAGTCCGTCTATCTTTGCCTATACATTCCCAGCATTAGGTGAAAGTTTGGGAACCATAGATATGAAACCAAGCGCACCAATGACCCAGCTTAGAGCAGCCTCTACGGGGCTGACAGACTCGTCTAGGTCATGGCCGTAGAGACACATGCCAGCCTCCAGTCGAAGAGAATCACGAGCGCCAAGTCCAATGAGCATCGTTTCTGGGAGGGCGATGATGGTGTTTGTGAGGGCTACAGTTGACTCGGGAGGAACAGAAATCTGCAGGCGATATGAGTTACAGTCTAGATTTAAACACAGCATAAACTTGCTTCAAAGCCATCTTCGCCTGTATAACCTCCTCGGGCAATATGACACTTGACAGCAGACCCATCGAAAGTCTTTAGCTCCGCAAACACGCTTTCGCCGAACTTGACCTTGGtcaaatcttcttctgtgATTCTTTGAAGGACGTCTTTGGCTTTAGGCCCCTGGAGAGCTAGGAGACCCCACCCATCAAGGGTTTTCCATTTCACTTCTTTGCCAGGATGCGTGGCGTTCCATGCTTCAAGCTTTTTACCGATCCATGCTTTATCTTCAGCGGCTCTGCCAGCATTCGTCACGACATAGAACTCATTATGAGCATGTTTGGTGATAATAGTGTCATCAATAATACCTCCATCGTCATTGAGGATGActgaaagagtggaagagaatggtgGAAGGGAGCTGAGTGAGGAGGGCACAAGGCTGAGTAGGAAATCTTGGGCGGTGGGTCCATTGAACATGTGCTGAAGCATATGAGAAACGTCAAACAAGCCCGCCTCGGATCGGACATGTTGGTGTGCAACGACTGATAGGTGTCAGTCTGGTATTTCCAACCACAAGTGGTGACAAAATCACTCACTTTGACCAACTTCACCATAAGAGAGAGGCATAGTCCATCCAGCAAAGGGGACCatcttggcttttttcTCAACATGCAAATCATACAATGGAGTTTTGCTAAGTTGCTCCTAAAAAGCTGTTAGAATCTGTCGTAAAAGGCATCAACATCATACTTTTGAGCAAGCTGGAGAGCCTGCAAGTCCTCTGGTCATCATTGCCCTTCTGCTACCCGGCCAAGCAAGGGCATGGCTGACTCTGCTATACCTTATGGCTCTATTcatagaaaaagaatggatgTGAATACAAAATGCAATTCAGCAATTCATTATCTTTTTGCACTTCATTTCATTGGAAATCTAGTCAAAACTCAGGAACAACAGGAACAGCCAGTTCTTATCGTTATCAGGTAATAAAGATGCCACGTCATATAGGCAGCAGGATACACCGTGGGAAagtttcatctttgaggcGAGATGCAATGTATACGAAAGCTAAAACATACAACTTAACTTGGCTTTGTTTATATTTCCTTTTGTAAATTATATCTTCATGATACTCCAAAAAAACGGCACGATAGTAGACTCAACCACTCCCGATTCCGATTCAACTCAAACAGATCCGGAGCGGTGTCGGCTTCTAGGTCCAACAGGCCTTGTCGTCCAAACTCTCAGTGAGTAGATAGTAAACCTTGGCACGAGGTAAAGGACTGACGCGTAGGTTGCAGTGGGAGCCTTGGTCATCTCTTCGCTAGTGATAAAGAAACAActagagaaaaggaaaagatctTGGCACATCTGGTTTATGGATGTTGGAAAGCAGTTGGTCGGACAGGCCGTCGTTCATGGTCTTAATGTGCTGGTAAGCAAGGGTTTTTGTGAACAGATTAGGATGTTTGAGCTGATAAGTGGAAAGATATCTGACTTGGTGGCTTCTGCCGCCAACAACAACCCATGCTCACTGTATTTTCTCAACGTTTTGATTGATACAACGATAGGTGTGTCGCTTGAGTCACGAATATATATGAGCTTATGTCTTTGAAGGGGTCGGAATCATCTATTTTAGTTTGAAATTTTTTACTTGGTATTTTTCCAAACACCTTGGTTACGATGGGTTTATCAGTGGAAAATATGGACATCCGCCGCAACCTCTCTTGTGAGCGAGCTttgttgtttctttcaCAGACGTATATTCATTGGGTACAGTTGGTGGAAGCAACTTGTAACCTATCTCTTATCGATCATAACCATGAAGCTTCTCGTCATTCTTCCTCTCACCCTCCCTTACATATCCGACGCCCTCCTGCAATTAGGACATTCGTTACTCGAATACCTCTCTCCCTCTGCGCAGATTATCTTTGTCatggcttttttccctttgaTCATGAATGTTGTTCAGTTCTGCCTAGTCGATCAAGTAATCAAAGCGAGCAAAGcggatgaggatgaaacCAGggatgatggacaaggaTATAATCGAGTACCGGACTGGGAGGGAGACGAGGAAAGTCAGGCGGCTCACGGTCCGGTCTTGGATGCCAGGCAGGTCAAAGTCGAAACCACTTTGCCTCCCTCTTCGCCATTATTATCCTCAAGCAACCATCAGGGTTATGGAAGCACAACACCCAGCCCTATAGGTAGTCCGACAAGAGGTGTCAATAACGAGAGTGTGTGGCCAGAGATGATCAGCAAGACAAGTCCTACAGCCAGATCAGAGATACATGCTACTGTGAGTAGCTCAAAAGACAGTTGGGACTCAAATCCGGATGGAAGACGCAACCTGGATCATACCTTTGAGCGGGGAGAGAGATCAAACGCACCCTCACCAGACTTGTTGCCACATCCCGCCAACCCTTGTGGTTTATCTAATACTTTAGAGGCATCCGCTGCCTCTTTAGAAGATGCCTCCCAGCCAACACAAGCGCCTGTATACGAGAAAGAATGGGGTACATCTTCTACGGTTCCTCAAAATCGTAGAATAACATCGGATATCGAGCGAGAAGCGCGATTGACACTGAGCCCGCCTGAATCGCCTGTTATTAGAGAACGGGAAAGATCAGAGGATTCAAGGGATGAGATGGGTCTTGATGTTTGGCAGAGGGCAAGATTGTAGAGTGTATCAGAGTATTGCTTGTCATTCGCTGTTAAACATTGTATATTATTTGCATTAGTCTTTTCCGCATACTACCAATAAGTATAGTTGATGCAATATTTCATGCGTTATATCAAAATACCTACATACAGATATATTTAATTTAATTTAACGTAATTTAATCACTGGCCACCGGCCCGAATCTGGCTAATAAATATATTATCATATTGgccatttttctttttctttcttcttttataaAAGCACGCCGCTTTATAAAGCTGgcctctctttttcttgttgctTGTTGCTGTCTGCCGTCGCTGAAGCTGGGCTACCCATCATTTCCGGTCACGATCCGAACTGGGGGAGGAGTTGGATTGACTGTTGACAATTTTTATCCCATTTCATCTCGTCTTCAATCCATCTTACAATGTCGCCCATCCGCGATACTTTTTCTCGTCGCCAGCCTACATTGACTCCTCCTCCGCTGTCATCGCGACCAGGAGCAGAAAGCAGCTTGTCCATGTCAGCGGGAAGTTCCCGAAATGATCTATTTACAGCATCTTGGCAGCCCGATCTGCCTCCTCCCCGTCCATTAAGCGGCAACTTG encodes:
- a CDS encoding glycine cleavage system T protein, producing the protein MNRAIRYSRVSHALAWPGSRRAMMTRGLAGSPACSKEQLSKTPLYDLHVEKKAKMVPFAGWTMPLSYGEVGQIVAHQHVRSEAGLFDVSHMLQHMFNGPTAQDFLLSLVPSSLSSLPPFSSTLSVILNDDGGIIDDTIITKHAHNEFYVVTNAGRAAEDKAWIGKKLEAWNATHPGKEVKWKTLDGWGLLALQGPKAKDVLQRITEEDLTKVKFGESVFAELKTFDGSAVKCHIARGGYTGEDGFEISVPPESTVALTNTIIALPETMLIGLGARDSLRLEAGMCLYGHDLDESVSPVEAALSWVIGKDRRTEDAQPSFPGKSRILRELTEGPNRRRVGFEISGSPAREGCKVFDALGEKQIGIITSGIPSPTLGVNIAMGYIANGSHKKGTAVKVEVRKKLRDAVVRPMPFVPTKYYK
- a CDS encoding GTP-binding protein ypt2, whose protein sequence is MSGPAGQHYDFLIKLLLIGDSGVGKSCLLLRFCEDSWTPSFITTIGIDFKIRTIELDGKRIKLQIWDTAGQERFRTITTAYYRGAMGILLIYDVTDEKSFNNIRTWLANIEQHASPGANKILIGNKCDWEEKRAVSLEQGRALADEFGLRFLETSAKANEGVEEAFFTLARDIKTRLIDSQPQEAAPTQPGAERGRVDVNKSGESSSGGCC